The Bacteroides sp. AN502(2024) DNA segment GATTTGAGTCAGCTCCGGTTAATGGGAGTGATGCAACGGCTTGGAATTTGTTATGCCATTACAGCCCTATTAGCTGTAACAATATCGCATAAGCGGTTTATGCTATTAGCTATCATCTTGTTGGCTGTCTACTTTATTTTTCAGTTATTTGGAAACGGGTTTGAGAAAAGTGCGGATAATATCATCGGGATGATTGACTCGGCTGTTTTAGGGTCTAATCACATGTATCTTCAGGGTCGTCAGTTTGTCGATCCGGAGGGGATATTTAGCATTATTCCCGCCGTATCTCAAGTGATGATAGGTTTTGTTTGCGGAAAAATAATCATCGACATTAAAGACAATGACCGCCGGATGCTAAATCTATTCCTTATGGGTACTACTCTGTTGTTTGTCGGCTATTTGTTAAGCTATGCCTGCCCTTTGAATAAACGTTTGTGGTCTCCTTCGTTTGTTTTGGTCACTTGTGGGATTGCAGCATTGTCATTGGCTTTGCTGCTCTATATCATTGATGTGAAGCAGAATAAAAAGTGGTTTTCGTTTTTCGAAGCATTTGGAGCGAATCCGCTTGTAATCTATATGTTTAGTTGCATAGCCGGAGGATTGCTTGTGCATTGGCATATTCATACAACTATATTCAGCAATTTGCTTAACCCATTATTCGGAAATTACTTCGGTTCATTGATGTATGGTGTGTTTTTTCTGTTGTTCAATGGGCTGTTGGGATATGTTTTATTAAAAAGAAAAATCTATATAAAATTATAAATCAGAATGAAGAGAAAAAGTGTATACATGTGTCTGGTTATGTTTTTTATGTCGTTGGTTCTTCAGGCTAAAGACAAAGACGTAGCTGTTGCCGAAGCATTAGTGAAACGTTTGCTGCCGTCATACATCGAGAGTTTTCAGTTTCAAAAGTTAAAAGGAGCTAAAGACTGCTTTACGATAGAATCCGTAAAAGATAAAATTGTAATAGGTGGAAACAACGCTAACTCAATGGCGATGGGGTTGAACCATTACCTGAAGTATTACTGTCTCACTACGGTGTCATGGTATGCGGATATAGCCGTTGAAATTCCTGCAGAATTGCCAATGCTTGGTGAGAAGGTCGTTTCGGAAGCGAGAGTAGATACTCGTTTTTTCCTGAATTACTGCACGTATGGTTACACTATGCCTTGGTGGCAATGGAAAGAATGGGAACGTTTTATTGACTGGATGGCCCTTAATGGCATAAATATGCCTTTGGCAATCACCGGACAAGAAGCAGTGTGGTATAAAGTCTGGTCGAAAATGGGAATGTCGGACATCGAAATACGCTCTTACTTCACGGGCCCCCCGTATCTGCCTTGGCATCGGATGGCTAACATCGATCGTTGGAATGGTCCGTTGCCGATGGAATGGCTGGAACATCAGGTAAGTTTGCAGAAAAAAATACTTGCACGTGAGCGTGAATTGAATATGAAGCCCGTATTACCAGCCTTTGCCGGACATGTTCCTGCCGATTTAAAACGGATTTATCCCAAGGCCGATATCCAACATTTGGGCAAATGGGCTGGCTTTACTGATACATACCGTTGTAACTTTCTGAATCCTAACGACGCTTTATTTGCGAAAATTCAGAAGCTATTTCTTGATGAACAAAAAAAACTTTTCGGAACCGATCATATTTATGGTTTAGACCCTTTCAATGAGGTGGACCCACCAAGTTTCGAACCCGAATATTTGCGGAAGATAGCTTCGGATATGTACGCTACATTGACGGCTGCTGATCCCAAAGCCCAATGGATGCAAATGACATGGATGTTTTATCATGATAAAGAGAAGTGGACGTCTCCACGAATAGAAGCTTTATTGACGGGTGTTCCGCAGAATAAGACATATCTGCTTGATTATCATTGTGAAAACATTGAGCTTTGGAAAACTACCGAGAAATTTTATGGACAACCTTATATTTGGTGTTATCTAGGCAATTTCGGAGGAAACACAACCTTGACAGGTAACGTCAAAGAAAGTGGCGCACGACTTGAGAATGCTATCATTAATGGTGGAGACAACCTTAAGGGAATCGGCTCTACACTGGAAGGATTGGATGTTGTACAGTTTCCTTACGAATACATCCTTGAGAAAGCATGGAGTCTGAATGTGGATGATAATAAATGGATTGAATGTCTGGCAGACAGACATGTGGGATGCGTGTCGCAACCTGTGCGCGATGCTTGGAAAATATTATTCAATGATATTTATATACAGGTGCCGCGCACATTGGGCACTTTACCCGGATATCGCCCCGTATTGAATAAGAATAGTGAAAAACGGACCAGTAATGTGTACAGTAATGTTGAACTATTAGAGGTTTGGAGAAAACTGAACGAAGCGCCTTCTGACCGGAGGGATGCTTTTCGTCTGGATTTGATTACTGTAGGCAGGCAGGTGCTTGGAAACTATTTTCTTGATGTGAAAATGGAGTTTGACAGGATGGTCGAAGCTAAAGATTATCAGGCTTTGAAAGCTTGTGGCGAAAAAATGAAAGAAATATTGAATGATTTGGATAGACTGAATGCCTTTCATCCTTACTGTTCTCTGGATAAATGGATTGATGATGCGCGGAAGATGGGGGATTCTCCCCAGTTGAAAGACTATTATGAAAAGAACGCTCGCAACTTGATTACTACTTGGGGAGGAAGCCTGAACGATTATGCCAGCCGTTCATGGGCAGGACTGATAAGTGATTATTATGCAAAACGTTGGGAGGTGTATATCCATACATTTATCAATGCGGCTGGGAAAGGTGTGGAAGTGGATCAGAAACAACTTGAAGATGAATTAAAAGAAATAGAAGCAGGTTGGGTAAATGCAACGGGTCGGAAAGATATCCGGAAAGATGTTCATTCAACAAATGACGGATTGCTATCATTCTCCACCTTTTTATTTAGCAAATACCAAAGACTGGTGAAATAAACAAGAGGCCTGCTTGTTTCATTTATTGTTTGCGGTTCATGCTATATCAGAAAGAATTAATATATTTGAAAATAAGGACTTGATATAATAAGCTTTTTATTTTCATATTTAAAATGATTAAGATGTCCCAGAAATACTCACAGGATGAAGCCCAAGCTTTGGTTAAGGCTCTGAAAGAGGGGAACCAGCTGGCATTTAGTATTGTATACAAGACATATGCGGCGCAGACCTTTTCTTTGGCATTTAAATATTTGCTCAATAAGGAATTGGCTGAAGATGCTGTGCAGAACTTATTCTTAAAACTTTGGCTGAAAAAAGAAGAGATCGATGAAACAAAACCTATAAACAGATACCTTTTTACGATGTTGAAGAACGATCTGCTCAATACGTTAAGAGATTCAAAGAAAAATATCTATTTACTTGAGGATTGCCTTTCAATGGTTTTGGAATTGGAAGACAATTCTCAAAACGAAAATCTTAAGCAAGAACAAATGAACATCATACAACAAGCTCTTGAGCAACTTTCGCCGCAACGTCGCAAGATTTTTGAAATGAAAGTTTCAGGAAAATACTCCAATCAGGAAATAGCTGATAAACTCAATCTTTCGATAAATACAATCAAATTTCAATATAGCCAATCTTTAAAACAGATTCGCGCAACAGTGGGAGAGCTTAGCCTACTGTTGCTTTATTGTATGATGTAATTCTATCGCTTTTTGCGGATATGAAATGTTCTTTTGAATTAACACGGTTTAACGTAGTCTGTATAATACTTTTTTTGTAACAGTGTGTATTACTAATAGATATTGAAATATGAAATCAAAACAGAAACATACAAGTCAGGACTTTGAAGTAGTTGACGGCATCGGGAAATATATTGATGACGACATTCAGAGGATAGTAGAAGGCAAACAGATCGAACTGGGCGACAGAGAACTGCCTCCTTTTGATGAATATCGCATTTATAAGAATATTCAGGAAGCCGTGATGCAGGAAGAAAAACGAAAGAACAGGAGAATCAGAATACCATTGTTCTTTAAGTGGACGGTGGCCTGTGCTATTGTTTTACTTGTGATAGGTGTAGGATATAATTTCTATCAAAGTCATAGTGAGGCAAATCTTGTTTATCGTGAGGTCTGTGCTGTAAGAGGTGAAAAGTTACTCGTATTACTGCCTGATGGTAGCCGGGTGTGGTTAAATGCCGATTCTAAATTGACTTATCCGGAACAGTTTGCGAAATACAACAGGAATGTTACGCTGGAGGGAGAGGCTTATTTTGAAATAGCAGAAAATAAAAAATCACCTTTTCAGGTGCTTGCCGAGAATGTAAAAATACAGGTGACGGGAACATGTTTCAATGTAAAAGCGTATGCTTCGGATAAAGTCGTAAAAACTACACTCGACGAAGGAAGTATCAATATCGGGCATGTACAAAGCCGTAGACCTATGCAGCAAATGCTTCCCGGGCAAACGGCAGTTTATGAAAAAAGGAGTAATGTAATAAAAATAAAAACTGATAGATATCATGATGATGCTTCGAGTTGGAAGAGTAATCGGCTTATTTTCAGAAATGCATCGCTAAAAGAAGTGCTGACAACACTTTCACGGCATTTTGATATAGAGATTACAGTTCAAAATGAAAAGATTGCTTCATTTACGTACAACTTCGTTTGTAAAGGGAACGACTTGAACTATGTCTTGGAGGTGATGCAATCAATAACACCGGTTAGCTTTAAAAAGATATCAGAATATACATATACTGTTGAATAAGTAAACTTAATCTAATAACAAAATTTTATGAAAACACTTTTGAAGCCCATTGTATGGGTATGCCTTTTCTTCTTTGCATATCAAAGTACGTATGCACAGGCTCTTAAAATAATGAGCTATAATTGCCGGATGTCCGGACAGATGACTGGTTACTCGGTGAAAGAGTATGCGGTATTTATCAGGAAATACAATCCGGATGTCGTCATGTTGCAAGAGATAGATTACAACACAAAAAGGAATAAGAATCAAGATTTTACCACTCAGCTGGCTGCAGAATTGGGATTGTTTTCCGTATTCGGGAAAGCGATGAATACTGGGGATGGAGAATATGGAGTAGCCATACTTTCAAAATATCCTTTTGTTTATATCAATAACAAAACCTTTGAAGGTATAGACGGAGCCAAAGAACCCCGGACGCTATTATATGTGGATATTCAGGAACCCGGAACTTCAGATGTAATCAGAATAGGAACGACTCATCTGGATCACTCGACGGATTTGATAAGGAGCGCAATGGCCGAACAGATTAATGAGCGGATCGGTACGGGAGATACCCCGACGTTGCTGGGGGGAGATTTTAATGCCAGGACCGACTCTAATGTGATTTGTGAAGTAATGAAGAACTGGCAGAGAATCTGCGATGATACATTCACCTATCCGGCAGATCAGCCGACAATCAAGATTGATTATATATTCGGGCTTCCACAGAATAAGTGGAAGGTGAAGTCGTTTGAAGTTTTATCTAATCCGGAGGTATCTGACCACAGAGCTTTGTTTACCGAAGTTGAATTTGTAAAATGAATGAAATATGAAACCAAACTATCTATATCTGCTATTTATATGTATTACCTCTTGCCTGTTCGTTTCATGTAGTGATGAGGATAACAAGAGAGAAGAAATCCCTGAATGGAATCGGTTCAGAACAACTAACGTGTTGGTTTATGCACACTTGTCAGAGCAAAATTTATTTAGTTCTTGTAGTTATAAAGAGGTGGCGGCGTCTATCAGGAACACTGTTCATGCAGTGGCGTTGTTGGATAGAACGAACGCTATTTATGGGCAAACTGCAATCATAAATACGGGTACGGAGACTGCTAGAGAGAGTAAAAAAGTGCCGGTGTTTGTACCTGTCAGCTATAGTAGCGGAGAAAAAAAGATAATCGGTAGTACTGTGCTTTTCCCTTCTACTATTTCCGAGATGACACAATATGTGGTAAAAAACGATTGCAGATATCTTGAAACAAAAACAGAAGCAGTGAACGGAATAGATATGCTCTTCTGTTCTGTGTCGCTAAATAGTGAAGATCTGATAGTTCCGGCCGTTGATGTATTCAAGAAAAGAGTAAACGAACAGACAGTTCTGGTGGGCACTGTTAAACGTGCGTTGTTATCTAATCTTGAGTCGGCAATTACTTCTAACTTAACTTCTGATACTTATTTTTTCTCGGAAGTGGAAAATAGAAATAGAGACTCCGAGTATTGTATATTTGTCCTGACTTCACATAAATGGGCTTTTAGGGGGGTAACCGAAACAAGTGTAAGTGGGGATTTACATTGTTTTCAATTACAAATCGAATCTTTAAAATAAAAAATGAACAGTCATGAAGCAATATATCAAAAACACAATGATCCTGATGCTTACCCTGTCATGGGGTTTGTTATTGACAAATTGTAGTGATAGTGAAGCCGATTATTCGGATGACAATGCATATCCGCCACCTACTGTAGAACTAACTTCTCCTTCCGAGATAGATGTGGTGGAGTATAACTCTACGGTGACTGTATCTGCCAGAAGTTTCTCTGCTGTGGGGATACATAGTATATATGCTACCTTGTTGAAGGTGGATGAAAGTGGAGAATATGAAGAGATAAATGCGAATGAACGCCAACGTTTAAAGATTGATACTCTGGAAACTGATATGACACTTGAATTTGATTTAAATGTCAAGGTCAACACGCGTGAAGCAGCCGGAATACTAGTGACATCGACAGATGTTTTGACAAAAACGACACAAAAGGTAATACCTATTAAAAAGATAACCAAACTTCCGTCCCAGATATTTACAGAACCATCAGATTTACCTGTTTTAGTACCCGATGAAGAGGTTTCTCTGTCTGTAATGATCCGTTCAGCAGTGGGCATTAAGTCCGTAAAACATACTTTGTGTAATAAGGTATTGGGTGATCTGAAGGACTATACAACTATTCCGGTATCAGGTGATCCATTAGAAATGGAATTTATCTTGAAAACTGTCGTAGACAATAAAGATACCGATGGAATCAAGATTGTAGTGGAAGATATAGAAGGGTTGAAAGAGGAGAAGATTATCAATATCGAGGGCATTGAGGGTGTTGACAATAATGTTGCGCTTGTTTTCAACGATATTGAAATGGCACCCGAATGGGAACATTCAATAGAACCGGATCAACCTTATATTTTCTCCATAGAGGGAATAATGATACGTGGTGTGCAGAAGCATGTGTTAAGTTTGAAGGAAATTAAAGGATATGGCTCAAAGGCAAACGGCGTAGACTTTGCTTTCATCAATATATGGAGAAATCCAAGTTTTGTTGCTGTTAAAAACAGAGGGTTTTCTTATGTCAGTGCGTCAAGAATTAGTGGAGGCCCAATAGGGAGAGCTTACGATGTAAATGACTGGATTAAACCGGCCGGCGTAGCCACCAACAAAACGCTGTTTACTCTTATACCTGATGATAAGGTTACTGACCTTGGCATTGATGTAATGATGGCGAATGCGGCTTCGGACGTCAAGACTTTTGAGGCGTTGAACGTATTGGAAAGTATAGCTAAAGGAGGTGCTGATATGTTAATGCAAAGAGTCAATGCGTCTGAAGCGTATCCGAATGATCCTTGTAGCTTGCAGATAAAAGACAATACTTATATTGCTTTTGTTACCGCAATGGGCAAGTACGGTGTGATTCATGTTATTGAGGCCGCAAATGATATGGATGCATTAGTTGCCGGAGGATGTAAAATAGCTACTCCTACAGGAGTGGTAGGAAGCCAGGGGCCAGCCTACTC contains these protein-coding regions:
- a CDS encoding acyltransferase family protein codes for the protein MNPNKRLLSLDVLRGITVAGMILVNNTGKCGYNFAVFTHAKWDGFSPADLVFPMFMFLMGISTYISLCKYNFLCRPAIAKIIKRSLLLIFIGLVMEWFITAVDSGNYFDLSQLRLMGVMQRLGICYAITALLAVTISHKRFMLLAIILLAVYFIFQLFGNGFEKSADNIIGMIDSAVLGSNHMYLQGRQFVDPEGIFSIIPAVSQVMIGFVCGKIIIDIKDNDRRMLNLFLMGTTLLFVGYLLSYACPLNKRLWSPSFVLVTCGIAALSLALLLYIIDVKQNKKWFSFFEAFGANPLVIYMFSCIAGGLLVHWHIHTTIFSNLLNPLFGNYFGSLMYGVFFLLFNGLLGYVLLKRKIYIKL
- a CDS encoding alpha-N-acetylglucosaminidase, giving the protein MKRKSVYMCLVMFFMSLVLQAKDKDVAVAEALVKRLLPSYIESFQFQKLKGAKDCFTIESVKDKIVIGGNNANSMAMGLNHYLKYYCLTTVSWYADIAVEIPAELPMLGEKVVSEARVDTRFFLNYCTYGYTMPWWQWKEWERFIDWMALNGINMPLAITGQEAVWYKVWSKMGMSDIEIRSYFTGPPYLPWHRMANIDRWNGPLPMEWLEHQVSLQKKILARERELNMKPVLPAFAGHVPADLKRIYPKADIQHLGKWAGFTDTYRCNFLNPNDALFAKIQKLFLDEQKKLFGTDHIYGLDPFNEVDPPSFEPEYLRKIASDMYATLTAADPKAQWMQMTWMFYHDKEKWTSPRIEALLTGVPQNKTYLLDYHCENIELWKTTEKFYGQPYIWCYLGNFGGNTTLTGNVKESGARLENAIINGGDNLKGIGSTLEGLDVVQFPYEYILEKAWSLNVDDNKWIECLADRHVGCVSQPVRDAWKILFNDIYIQVPRTLGTLPGYRPVLNKNSEKRTSNVYSNVELLEVWRKLNEAPSDRRDAFRLDLITVGRQVLGNYFLDVKMEFDRMVEAKDYQALKACGEKMKEILNDLDRLNAFHPYCSLDKWIDDARKMGDSPQLKDYYEKNARNLITTWGGSLNDYASRSWAGLISDYYAKRWEVYIHTFINAAGKGVEVDQKQLEDELKEIEAGWVNATGRKDIRKDVHSTNDGLLSFSTFLFSKYQRLVK
- a CDS encoding RNA polymerase sigma factor; this encodes MSQKYSQDEAQALVKALKEGNQLAFSIVYKTYAAQTFSLAFKYLLNKELAEDAVQNLFLKLWLKKEEIDETKPINRYLFTMLKNDLLNTLRDSKKNIYLLEDCLSMVLELEDNSQNENLKQEQMNIIQQALEQLSPQRRKIFEMKVSGKYSNQEIADKLNLSINTIKFQYSQSLKQIRATVGELSLLLLYCMM
- a CDS encoding FecR family protein, with the protein product MKSKQKHTSQDFEVVDGIGKYIDDDIQRIVEGKQIELGDRELPPFDEYRIYKNIQEAVMQEEKRKNRRIRIPLFFKWTVACAIVLLVIGVGYNFYQSHSEANLVYREVCAVRGEKLLVLLPDGSRVWLNADSKLTYPEQFAKYNRNVTLEGEAYFEIAENKKSPFQVLAENVKIQVTGTCFNVKAYASDKVVKTTLDEGSINIGHVQSRRPMQQMLPGQTAVYEKRSNVIKIKTDRYHDDASSWKSNRLIFRNASLKEVLTTLSRHFDIEITVQNEKIASFTYNFVCKGNDLNYVLEVMQSITPVSFKKISEYTYTVE
- a CDS encoding endonuclease/exonuclease/phosphatase family protein; translated protein: MKTLLKPIVWVCLFFFAYQSTYAQALKIMSYNCRMSGQMTGYSVKEYAVFIRKYNPDVVMLQEIDYNTKRNKNQDFTTQLAAELGLFSVFGKAMNTGDGEYGVAILSKYPFVYINNKTFEGIDGAKEPRTLLYVDIQEPGTSDVIRIGTTHLDHSTDLIRSAMAEQINERIGTGDTPTLLGGDFNARTDSNVICEVMKNWQRICDDTFTYPADQPTIKIDYIFGLPQNKWKVKSFEVLSNPEVSDHRALFTEVEFVK